From Cellulosimicrobium sp. ES-005, one genomic window encodes:
- a CDS encoding AGE family epimerase/isomerase, which produces MTAPTIDRRPRGGVRDELAWTERETHLAWLDAHTRSLLGFGRRVVAPGGGAAYLDGSGAPDPEAGVQTWITCRTVHVYALGAMLGVPGCEPIARGALDGLLGPLHDAEHGGWFHALDALGAPDLGAGKSAYDHAFVLLAASSATLAGLPGARALLTDACSVFLERFWDDATGLVVDTWDASFTVLDPYRGLNANMHAVEAMLAVADATGDVAWRDRAARVSRLVVRLAGDHDGRLPEHFDVTWTPDLELNADRPADPFKPYGATVGHGLEWSRLLLHLEVALGTLAPSDLRPTATVLFDRAVADGWAVDGADGFVYTTDWSGAPVVRERMHWVVAEAIAAADALHRRTGDARYADLYATWWDYAVTFVVDHDGGSWHHELDPSNRPAGATWPGKPDLYHAVQATLLPRLPLGPSIARAVRDGQVAS; this is translated from the coding sequence CGCCGACGATCGACCGCCGACCGCGTGGCGGTGTGCGCGACGAGCTCGCCTGGACCGAGCGCGAGACGCACCTGGCGTGGCTCGACGCGCACACGCGGTCGCTGCTCGGGTTCGGACGTCGCGTCGTCGCCCCGGGAGGAGGGGCGGCCTACCTCGACGGGTCCGGGGCCCCCGACCCGGAGGCAGGCGTCCAGACGTGGATCACGTGCCGGACCGTCCACGTCTACGCGCTCGGTGCGATGCTGGGCGTGCCCGGGTGCGAGCCGATCGCGCGCGGGGCGCTCGACGGCCTGCTGGGACCGCTGCACGACGCCGAGCACGGCGGGTGGTTCCACGCCCTCGACGCGCTGGGCGCGCCCGACCTCGGCGCAGGCAAGTCCGCCTACGACCACGCGTTCGTCCTGCTCGCCGCGTCGAGCGCGACCCTGGCCGGCCTGCCGGGTGCGCGGGCCCTGCTCACCGACGCGTGCTCCGTGTTCCTCGAGCGCTTCTGGGACGACGCGACCGGGCTCGTGGTCGACACGTGGGACGCGTCGTTCACCGTCCTCGACCCGTACCGGGGCCTCAACGCGAACATGCACGCGGTCGAGGCGATGCTCGCCGTCGCCGACGCCACCGGGGACGTCGCGTGGCGCGACCGCGCCGCGCGCGTGTCCCGGCTCGTGGTGCGGCTCGCCGGGGATCACGACGGGCGGCTGCCCGAGCACTTCGACGTCACGTGGACGCCGGACCTGGAGCTCAACGCCGACCGGCCCGCCGACCCGTTCAAGCCCTACGGGGCGACCGTCGGGCACGGCCTCGAGTGGTCCCGGCTGCTCCTGCACCTCGAGGTCGCGCTGGGCACGCTCGCGCCGTCCGACCTACGCCCGACGGCGACCGTGCTGTTCGACCGCGCCGTGGCCGACGGCTGGGCCGTGGACGGCGCGGACGGGTTCGTCTACACGACCGACTGGTCCGGTGCGCCCGTCGTGCGCGAGCGCATGCACTGGGTCGTCGCCGAGGCGATCGCCGCCGCGGACGCCTTGCACCGACGGACGGGTGACGCCCGCTACGCCGACCTGTACGCGACCTGGTGGGACTACGCGGTGACCTTCGTGGTGGACCACGACGGGGGATCGTGGCACCACGAGCTCGACCCGTCGAACCGCCCTGCGGGGGCCACATGGCCGGGCAAGCCCGACCTCTACCATGCGGTCCAGGCGACGCTCCTGCCGCGGCTCCCGCTCGGCCCGTCGATCGCGCGCGCCGTCCGCGACGGGCAGGTGGCCTCGTGA
- a CDS encoding PfkB family carbohydrate kinase, which translates to MTRFLVVGEALVDIVSDGPGATRDLPGGSPANVALTLGRLGREVVLATALAPDERGALVRDWLAASDVEVDAHVPSTGRTSAATVSLDARGQATYAFDLAWELGQVELGDAEVVHVGSVAAVLSPGADVVRDVVRRARSSAVVSYDPNVRPALVDDAAAARARVEELVALADVVKVSDEDLAWFAPGTDPLDVARRWSAWGAALVVVTRGGDGATLVRHDGRLVEVPGRAVDVVDTVGAGDTFTGALLDALAARGVRGPGGADVLRRLSDAAVRTAARSAAVAASVTVSRAGANPPTRAELRAVEGPVRPAPFAGAPVTGMTWGWTGVRGTWTGPGAERSMDALQGLGVDWVAVTFSAKQDTPQSTVVRYGDEPTVTDDEVRAAIRAAKARGWKVCLKPVVDSADGTWRAFIGFFDEDVPGEPSWDEWFASYTEFVVHHARIAAEEGAEMFCVGCEMVRADGRDAQWRALVAAVREVYGGLVTYNCDKYQEDRVTWWDAVDVIGSSGYYPAGTWEHHLDRIEAVVAREDKPFVFLEAGCPSREGSPARPNDWNLAGSPSGAAQADWLAEMFAACARRPWVSGYFLWDWPSPLYAESEAAANDDYCMYGKPGAEVVRRAYEELRTRSRD; encoded by the coding sequence GTGACGCGCTTCCTCGTGGTCGGCGAGGCTCTCGTCGACATCGTCTCCGACGGTCCGGGAGCCACCCGAGACCTGCCCGGCGGAAGCCCCGCGAACGTCGCGCTCACGCTCGGCCGGCTCGGTCGTGAGGTGGTGCTCGCCACGGCGCTCGCCCCCGACGAGCGCGGCGCCCTGGTCCGTGACTGGCTCGCCGCGAGCGACGTGGAGGTGGACGCGCACGTGCCGTCGACGGGACGGACGTCGGCGGCGACGGTGTCTCTGGACGCCCGGGGACAGGCGACGTACGCCTTCGACCTCGCGTGGGAGCTCGGGCAGGTGGAGCTCGGCGACGCGGAGGTCGTTCACGTCGGGTCCGTCGCGGCGGTGCTGTCTCCGGGCGCCGACGTGGTCCGGGACGTCGTCCGCCGGGCGCGTTCCTCCGCCGTCGTCTCGTACGACCCCAACGTGCGCCCCGCTCTCGTCGACGACGCCGCGGCGGCCCGGGCCCGCGTCGAGGAGCTCGTCGCGCTCGCCGACGTCGTCAAGGTGAGCGACGAGGACCTCGCGTGGTTCGCCCCGGGGACCGACCCGCTTGACGTCGCGCGCCGCTGGTCGGCGTGGGGCGCGGCCCTCGTCGTCGTGACGCGTGGGGGCGACGGCGCGACGCTCGTCCGCCATGACGGCCGTCTCGTCGAGGTCCCGGGCCGTGCGGTCGACGTCGTCGACACCGTCGGCGCGGGCGACACGTTCACGGGGGCGCTGCTCGACGCGCTCGCGGCGCGCGGGGTGCGCGGCCCGGGAGGTGCGGACGTTCTGCGCCGACTGTCGGACGCGGCGGTGCGGACCGCGGCACGGTCCGCGGCGGTCGCCGCGTCGGTCACGGTGTCCCGTGCAGGGGCGAACCCGCCGACGCGGGCCGAGCTGCGCGCGGTCGAGGGCCCTGTGCGGCCCGCGCCGTTCGCCGGGGCGCCCGTGACGGGCATGACCTGGGGGTGGACGGGCGTACGCGGGACCTGGACCGGTCCGGGCGCCGAACGTTCCATGGACGCGCTCCAGGGCCTCGGCGTGGACTGGGTGGCCGTGACGTTCTCCGCGAAGCAGGACACGCCGCAGTCGACCGTGGTCCGTTACGGCGACGAGCCGACGGTGACCGACGACGAGGTGCGCGCCGCGATACGCGCGGCGAAGGCGCGAGGCTGGAAGGTGTGCCTCAAGCCGGTGGTCGACTCCGCGGACGGGACATGGCGAGCGTTCATCGGCTTCTTCGACGAGGACGTGCCGGGCGAGCCGTCGTGGGACGAGTGGTTCGCGTCGTACACGGAGTTCGTCGTGCACCACGCGCGCATCGCCGCGGAGGAGGGCGCGGAGATGTTCTGCGTCGGGTGCGAGATGGTGCGGGCCGACGGGCGCGACGCACAGTGGCGGGCGCTCGTCGCTGCCGTGCGCGAGGTCTACGGCGGCCTGGTGACCTACAACTGCGACAAGTACCAGGAGGACCGCGTCACCTGGTGGGACGCGGTCGACGTGATCGGGAGCTCGGGCTACTACCCGGCCGGGACGTGGGAGCACCACCTCGACCGGATCGAGGCCGTCGTCGCGCGCGAGGACAAGCCGTTCGTCTTCCTGGAGGCGGGCTGCCCGAGCCGCGAGGGCTCCCCGGCGCGCCCGAACGACTGGAACCTCGCGGGGTCGCCGTCGGGTGCGGCGCAGGCGGACTGGCTCGCCGAGATGTTCGCCGCCTGCGCCCGTCGGCCCTGGGTCTCCGGGTACTTCCTCTGGGACTGGCCGTCGCCGCTGTACGCGGAGTCCGAGGCCGCGGCGAACGACGACTACTGCATGTACGGCAAGCCGGGCGCCGAGGTCGTCCGGCGCGCCTACGAGGAGCTGCGGACGCGCTCGCGCGACTGA
- a CDS encoding cellulase family glycosylhydrolase, protein MRRLFAIALGALLALLAVPALAQGASAASDGFSVQDGKIYDANGNRFVPVGVNHAHAWYPSQTQSFADIRAAGANTARVVLSGGRYGTSSAADVSAVVERCKQNQLVCILENHDTTGYGEDGSARSLASAAQYWTSVASVLRGQERYVMINIGNEPFGNSGFQSWTTDTIAAIRTLRAAGLDHTLVVDAPNWGQDWSFTMRDNAPTVAAADGNVVFSVHMYGVFDTGAEVRAYLDSFTSRGLPIMVGEFGDNHSDGNPDEATIMSYTRSQGIGMLGWSWSGNGSGVEYLDMVNGFSASSLTPWGQRFVHGADGLKARNAPVASVYGGDGGGGDGGTGTAPNGYPYCASASSDPDGDGWGWESSASCVVRGSSADTGSGGGSGSGSTAANGYPYCASASSDPDGDGWGWENSASCVVRGSSADR, encoded by the coding sequence ATGAGACGACTGTTCGCCATCGCCCTGGGCGCGTTGCTCGCCCTGCTCGCCGTGCCGGCGCTTGCGCAGGGGGCGAGCGCCGCGAGCGACGGGTTCTCCGTCCAGGACGGGAAGATCTACGACGCGAACGGCAACCGCTTCGTGCCGGTCGGCGTCAACCACGCGCACGCCTGGTACCCGTCGCAGACGCAGTCCTTCGCTGACATCCGCGCCGCCGGCGCGAACACCGCCCGCGTCGTGCTGTCGGGCGGCCGGTACGGGACGAGCTCGGCGGCCGACGTGAGCGCCGTCGTCGAGCGCTGCAAGCAGAACCAGCTCGTGTGCATCCTCGAGAACCACGACACGACGGGCTACGGCGAGGACGGCAGCGCCCGGTCGCTCGCGAGCGCGGCGCAGTACTGGACCAGCGTCGCGTCGGTCCTGCGCGGCCAGGAGCGGTACGTGATGATCAACATCGGGAACGAGCCCTTCGGCAACTCCGGCTTCCAGAGCTGGACGACGGACACGATCGCGGCGATCCGGACCCTGCGCGCGGCGGGCCTCGACCACACGCTCGTCGTGGACGCCCCGAACTGGGGGCAGGACTGGTCGTTCACTATGCGCGACAACGCCCCGACGGTCGCGGCCGCAGACGGGAACGTGGTCTTCTCCGTCCACATGTACGGCGTCTTCGACACGGGGGCGGAGGTGCGCGCGTACCTCGACTCCTTCACGAGCCGAGGGCTGCCGATCATGGTCGGCGAGTTCGGTGATAACCACTCGGACGGGAACCCGGACGAGGCCACGATCATGAGCTACACGCGGTCCCAGGGGATCGGGATGCTCGGCTGGTCGTGGTCCGGCAACGGGAGCGGCGTCGAGTACCTGGACATGGTGAACGGGTTCTCCGCGAGCTCGCTCACGCCGTGGGGGCAGCGGTTCGTCCACGGCGCCGACGGTCTCAAGGCCCGCAACGCGCCCGTGGCGTCGGTGTACGGGGGCGACGGCGGTGGTGGAGACGGCGGAACCGGTACGGCACCCAACGGGTACCCGTACTGCGCGAGCGCGTCGTCGGACCCGGACGGGGACGGGTGGGGCTGGGAGAGCAGCGCGTCGTGCGTGGTGCGCGGCTCCTCCGCGGACACGGGTTCCGGCGGTGGCTCCGGGAGCGGGAGCACGGCAGCGAACGGGTACCCGTACTGCGCGAGCGCGTCGTCGGACCCGGACGGGGACGGGTGGGGCTGGGAGAACAGCGCCTCGTGCGTCGTGCGCGGCTCGTCCGCCGACCGCTGA
- a CDS encoding cellulase family glycosylhydrolase: MSRNSTRQLRTRATSVPAYVAALALAGSGALALAAPAGADEATADGLHVVDGRLVEADGSDLVLRGINHAHTWYTHEFQAFEDIKGTGANAVRVVLSSGDQWTRNDPADVARVVRECDANRLVCALEVHDTTGYGDEYAPAAVSLDRAVDYWEDLYPTLAGTEDRVLVNIGNEPIGNGPVADEWAARTSAAVQRLRDIGYEHTIVVDAPNWGQDWSRTMYSQARQVFDADPDANVVFSVHMYEVYGDGAVVTDYLEHFVDAGLPLIVGEFGPAHYGNDVDEDTILAESRRLGLGWFGWSWSGNSGGVEDLDLVQGFDPAAPSPWGERLISGPDGIAETSHEASVFASRADGCSAELEIQYRWPGGYQGQVRVEFDGEPVSTWSTSWRVPAGSELVQTWHGALSVDDGIATVTAESWNARVPAGGTITYGFSGRGDAPVLAPVVDCSAG; the protein is encoded by the coding sequence ATGAGTAGGAACAGCACACGACAGCTCCGTACCCGGGCGACGTCGGTCCCGGCGTACGTCGCTGCGCTCGCCCTCGCCGGGTCGGGAGCGCTTGCGCTTGCCGCCCCGGCGGGTGCCGACGAGGCGACCGCGGACGGTCTGCACGTCGTCGACGGTCGGCTCGTCGAGGCGGACGGGAGCGACCTCGTCCTCCGCGGGATCAACCACGCGCACACCTGGTACACCCACGAGTTCCAGGCGTTCGAGGACATCAAGGGCACGGGCGCCAACGCGGTGCGCGTCGTCCTGTCCAGCGGCGACCAATGGACCCGCAACGACCCGGCGGACGTCGCGCGCGTCGTCCGCGAGTGCGACGCGAACCGGCTCGTGTGCGCCCTGGAGGTGCACGACACGACGGGCTACGGGGACGAGTACGCGCCCGCCGCGGTGTCGCTCGACCGCGCTGTCGACTACTGGGAGGACCTGTACCCGACGCTCGCCGGAACGGAGGACAGGGTCCTCGTCAACATCGGCAACGAGCCGATCGGCAACGGTCCGGTCGCCGACGAGTGGGCGGCGCGGACGTCGGCCGCGGTCCAGCGCCTGCGGGACATCGGGTACGAGCACACGATCGTCGTCGACGCCCCGAACTGGGGCCAGGACTGGTCGCGGACGATGTACTCCCAGGCGCGGCAGGTGTTCGACGCCGACCCCGACGCGAACGTCGTGTTCTCCGTCCACATGTACGAGGTGTACGGCGACGGCGCGGTGGTCACGGACTACCTGGAGCACTTCGTCGACGCCGGACTGCCGCTGATCGTCGGCGAGTTCGGCCCGGCGCACTACGGCAACGACGTCGACGAGGACACCATCCTCGCCGAGTCGCGGCGCCTCGGCCTCGGCTGGTTCGGGTGGTCCTGGAGCGGCAACAGCGGTGGCGTGGAGGACCTGGACCTCGTCCAGGGCTTCGACCCGGCCGCTCCGTCCCCCTGGGGCGAGCGCCTGATCTCCGGCCCGGACGGCATCGCCGAGACGTCGCACGAGGCATCGGTCTTCGCGAGCCGCGCGGACGGATGCTCGGCCGAGCTGGAGATCCAGTACCGGTGGCCGGGTGGCTACCAGGGTCAGGTGCGGGTGGAGTTCGACGGCGAGCCCGTCTCGACGTGGTCCACCTCGTGGCGCGTGCCCGCGGGCAGCGAGCTCGTGCAGACCTGGCACGGTGCGCTCTCCGTGGACGACGGGATCGCGACGGTCACCGCCGAGTCGTGGAACGCGCGCGTGCCGGCCGGCGGGACCATCACCTACGGTTTCTCGGGCCGAGGCGACGCTCCGGTGCTGGCACCGGTCGTCGACTGCTCGGCAGGCTAG
- a CDS encoding aminoglycoside phosphotransferase, producing MTVRRTDPPSTELMGLLDAWLPARRWYPVKGVAVRHVPWLSFALDAPPRAATPGRPDTGRAVRVELHLLRLVGDGVDLVVQVPLVLEPVSRPTAATPGVESQSSAAPGGAAPIGTLAPGGTDDAAWVVHDGAAHPACWAALLAVAQWEDPGTAPDGASSRGGGPDADTDLTGGRALSVEQSNSSVLLPQVAGGSMLKVLRAIAIGPNPDVTIPRALAAQGWAGVPRPLAWLEVTWDAEDDPAAVDPGVDHRPGEPTAGGGAPPSGTAPGQEAPRSAHLAILSEFVEGARDGFDLACSYAGQGASFADLAADLGRVLADLHAALRRAFGVGSPVDARWLVADLRRRADEAVASSRALGRRAAEVTAFWDRTSARLANVTRVPDALPRLQTVHGDLHLGQVLHARRFGWKVLDFEGEPLRPVAERTRPDLALRDVAGIVRSFDYAAAVGRAPDAAWAVQARTAFLDAYDRADTAGVDRATSEALVRALTLDKALYEVVYESRNRPDWEPIPLAAVDRLLAGNA from the coding sequence GTGACGGTACGGCGGACGGACCCGCCCTCGACGGAGCTCATGGGGCTCCTGGACGCCTGGCTGCCGGCGCGCCGCTGGTACCCCGTGAAGGGGGTCGCCGTGCGCCACGTGCCCTGGCTGTCCTTCGCGCTCGACGCCCCGCCGCGCGCCGCGACGCCCGGCCGACCCGACACCGGGAGGGCCGTGCGGGTCGAGCTCCACCTGCTGCGTCTCGTCGGGGACGGCGTGGACCTCGTCGTCCAGGTGCCCCTCGTGCTCGAGCCGGTGTCTCGGCCGACCGCCGCGACGCCTGGCGTCGAGAGCCAGAGCAGCGCGGCGCCGGGCGGGGCGGCGCCGATCGGGACGCTCGCCCCGGGCGGCACCGACGACGCCGCGTGGGTCGTGCACGACGGCGCCGCGCACCCCGCGTGCTGGGCGGCCCTCCTGGCCGTGGCGCAGTGGGAGGACCCGGGCACGGCACCGGACGGGGCGAGTTCCCGCGGCGGAGGCCCCGACGCCGACACCGACCTCACCGGTGGACGCGCGCTGAGCGTCGAGCAGTCGAACAGCTCGGTGCTGCTGCCGCAGGTGGCCGGCGGGAGCATGCTCAAAGTCCTGCGCGCCATCGCGATCGGCCCCAACCCCGACGTCACCATCCCCCGCGCGCTGGCGGCCCAGGGCTGGGCCGGGGTTCCCCGGCCGCTCGCATGGCTCGAGGTGACGTGGGACGCGGAGGACGACCCGGCCGCCGTCGACCCGGGCGTGGACCACCGACCGGGCGAGCCGACCGCAGGGGGCGGGGCACCGCCGTCGGGCACCGCTCCGGGCCAGGAGGCTCCCCGCTCCGCGCACCTGGCCATCCTCAGCGAGTTCGTCGAGGGCGCGCGCGACGGGTTCGACCTCGCGTGCTCCTACGCCGGGCAGGGCGCGTCGTTCGCCGACCTGGCGGCCGACCTGGGGCGCGTGCTCGCCGACCTCCACGCCGCGCTCCGGCGGGCGTTCGGCGTCGGGTCGCCGGTCGACGCGCGCTGGCTCGTCGCCGACCTGCGGCGGCGCGCGGACGAGGCCGTCGCGTCGTCGCGCGCGCTGGGGCGGCGCGCTGCCGAGGTCACCGCCTTTTGGGACCGCACGTCCGCGCGCCTCGCGAACGTGACGCGCGTCCCCGACGCGCTCCCCCGGCTGCAGACCGTCCACGGCGACCTGCACCTCGGCCAGGTGCTGCACGCGCGCCGCTTCGGCTGGAAGGTCCTCGACTTCGAGGGCGAGCCCCTGCGCCCGGTCGCCGAGCGCACGCGCCCCGACCTCGCGCTGCGCGACGTCGCCGGGATCGTGCGCTCGTTCGACTACGCCGCCGCCGTCGGACGCGCGCCCGACGCCGCGTGGGCCGTCCAGGCGCGCACCGCGTTCCTCGACGCGTACGACCGGGCCGACACCGCCGGCGTCGACCGCGCGACGTCCGAGGCGCTCGTCCGGGCGCTCACGCTCGACAAGGCGCTCTACGAGGTCGTCTACGAGTCGCGCAACCGCCCCGACTGGGAACCCATCCCCCTCGCCGCGGTGGACCGCCTGCTCGCGGGGAACGCCTGA
- the treS gene encoding maltose alpha-D-glucosyltransferase, whose product MTFPRDAAPVPVRGPAAGPAPVPPITAPVPVAALPPRRQPTAPVDARPGLSDDPDWYRTAVFYEVIVRAFSDSDGSGTGDLRGLIDRLDYLQWLGIDALWLPPFYPSPLRDGGYDVSDYTAIAPQYGSTSDFAELVSEAHARGMRVVIDLVMNHTSDQHPWFQASRADPEGPYGDFYVWSDDDTRYQDARIIFVDTETSNWTFDPVRRQFFWHRFFSHQPDLNFENPRVADAMLDVARFWLQMGVDGFRLDAVPYLYEAEGTNCENLPQTHEFLRRVRRMVDAEFPGRILLAEANQWPREVVDYFGTEDEPECHMCFHFPVMPRIYYAIRDQRANQVLEILADTPDIPPGAQWSTFLRNHDELTLEMVSTEERASMYGWYAPDPRMRANVGIRRRLAPLLDNSRKEVELAHALLLSLPGSPCLYYGDEIGMGDNIWLPDRDAVRTPMQWTPDRNAGFSTADPGKVYLPLVQSLVHHYGYVNVEAQLEQSTSLLHWVHGMLKVRRRHKAFGTGDFVALECDNESILAFLRRTDAETILCVANLSATARSAAVHLPDHPGATLTDVFGGAHFPAVDDDGRVVMTWGSRDFYWLVVHDPA is encoded by the coding sequence ATGACGTTCCCTCGCGACGCTGCACCGGTCCCCGTGCGCGGTCCCGCTGCCGGCCCCGCCCCCGTGCCGCCCATCACCGCGCCGGTCCCCGTCGCGGCGCTCCCGCCCCGGCGCCAGCCGACGGCGCCCGTCGACGCGCGCCCCGGGCTGTCCGACGACCCGGACTGGTACCGCACGGCGGTGTTCTACGAGGTGATCGTCCGCGCGTTCTCCGACTCCGACGGCAGCGGGACGGGCGACCTGCGGGGCCTCATCGACCGCCTCGACTACCTCCAGTGGCTCGGCATCGACGCGCTGTGGCTGCCGCCGTTCTACCCGTCGCCCCTGCGCGACGGCGGCTACGACGTCTCCGACTACACCGCGATCGCGCCGCAGTACGGCTCGACGTCGGACTTCGCCGAGCTCGTCAGCGAGGCGCACGCGCGCGGGATGCGCGTCGTCATCGACCTCGTCATGAACCACACGAGCGACCAGCACCCCTGGTTCCAGGCGTCGCGCGCCGACCCCGAGGGCCCGTACGGCGACTTCTACGTGTGGAGCGACGACGACACGCGCTACCAGGACGCGCGCATCATCTTCGTCGACACCGAGACGTCCAACTGGACGTTCGACCCCGTGCGCCGCCAGTTCTTCTGGCACCGGTTCTTCTCCCACCAGCCCGACCTCAACTTCGAGAACCCGCGCGTCGCCGACGCGATGCTCGACGTCGCGCGGTTCTGGCTGCAGATGGGCGTCGACGGGTTCCGCCTCGACGCCGTGCCGTACCTCTACGAGGCCGAGGGCACCAACTGCGAGAACCTGCCCCAGACGCACGAGTTCCTGCGGCGCGTGCGGCGCATGGTCGACGCCGAGTTCCCGGGACGCATCCTGCTCGCCGAGGCGAACCAGTGGCCGCGCGAGGTCGTGGACTACTTCGGCACCGAGGACGAGCCCGAGTGCCACATGTGCTTCCACTTCCCCGTGATGCCCCGCATCTACTACGCGATCCGCGACCAGCGCGCGAACCAGGTCCTGGAGATCCTCGCCGACACGCCCGACATCCCGCCCGGCGCGCAGTGGAGCACGTTCCTGCGCAACCACGACGAGCTCACCCTGGAGATGGTGTCCACCGAGGAGCGCGCGTCGATGTACGGGTGGTACGCGCCCGACCCGCGCATGCGCGCGAACGTCGGCATCCGCCGTCGGCTCGCTCCCCTGCTCGACAACTCGCGCAAGGAGGTCGAGCTCGCCCACGCGCTCCTGCTCTCCCTGCCGGGCAGCCCGTGCCTCTACTACGGCGACGAGATCGGGATGGGAGACAACATCTGGCTGCCGGACCGCGACGCGGTGCGCACCCCCATGCAGTGGACGCCCGACCGCAACGCCGGGTTCTCGACCGCCGACCCCGGCAAGGTGTACCTGCCGCTCGTGCAGTCGCTCGTGCACCACTACGGCTACGTCAACGTCGAGGCGCAGCTCGAGCAGTCGACGTCCCTGCTGCACTGGGTGCACGGCATGCTCAAGGTCCGGCGCCGCCACAAGGCGTTCGGCACGGGCGACTTCGTCGCGCTCGAGTGCGACAACGAGTCGATCCTCGCGTTCCTGCGCCGGACCGACGCCGAGACGATCCTGTGCGTCGCGAACCTCTCCGCGACCGCCCGCTCGGCCGCGGTGCACCTGCCCGACCACCCCGGGGCGACGCTCACCGACGTGTTCGGCGGCGCGCACTTCCCGGCCGTCGACGACGACGGGCGCGTCGTCATGACGTGGGGGTCGCGCGACTTCTACTGGCTCGTGGTGCACGACCCTGCGTGA